The sequence below is a genomic window from Glycine max cultivar Williams 82 chromosome 20, Glycine_max_v4.0, whole genome shotgun sequence.
attattattactacttcTAAATGATTACAGATGAAATGGTGTAAAAAATggagaaacaaaaaatagttatacAGACTTATAtcccctttatatatatatatatagatgattACTTCCAGACAAAGAATACTTTTGAAAAACCAAAATAGTCAAACATCTTTTACAAATTGAGATTAAGAATAGTTTATACAAATCATTTTACTTTAACATGTTGAGATGTGTTTTAAAGAAAACGGTAAGGCTTAAATATTGAAATTGAGCTTAAAACAGCAAgaatatttttcattctcttgAAAAATAGTTACAATAACATGATTTACTTCATTGTTATTCACATGAAAATGAAGAAGTTATTTTTAACACACTTATAACTtttatttcaagttttattttttattttcattattttaaattttaaaaatatttttagaaatattaaaatttaaccaaacacattttcaaatATTCCTAACAATATAGTATCATGCCTTAAAACAAATGTCTCTTTAATTATCCGTAATTAGTGAGAATGTATATTCACCGGTAATTATCAATGACATGATAGTACGTAAATATCATCCCTTAGTGAGCATATGATGTAGAGCAATTTACCCACAATTCAGTTGTTAAATTACTAGTGAAACttcaatttaatcataaaaaatgtgaattattaataggtatttttttttccaaaagacAAATATATTTAAGGTATGATCAATAAATATCTATTCTAATATATTTAAGCTGACACATTTGTTTTTGACGGATATTATGGAAAATTATATATTGCCTATATGATAGTTCATTTGGCCACTAAAAATACTTTAGGCCATCAATATTAACGAAATTTCTTGTGGTGCCACAAGTTCTTTCTCATTAATAAGAGTTTAATATCGAATAAACTAATTGATCCATATAGATCCAATGTCATTAAGCTGTCgatagaaaattatatattacgTACCAATGATATTTTTCACTGCAAACAACTTTTGGCGatcaataataagaaaaatttgtCAGTTGAAGTTTAATATTGAATAAACTATTTATTATCCATATAGATCCAATGTCATGAATATCCAGAGAAATAAGAgggctatttttttattatcaaataactGTTCGTGAAATGcgcaatttaaaaattgactTCGGCAATAAAGTGTGACCTAAGGATAAGTTTTAGTTGACTTCCCTTCTACTTATTGGATTTAAAAGCATGATTAAAATATTCGTTGAACAAAGAAAGCAGAAACActtgttttcttaatttatttcacACATATACATATAGGATAAGGATATGTATTCGACTATTCGCTCAATGGCGATCTTTCTCACGCACACGCATACACAGGATTCCAATTAGAATAACTCGCGAGCACTATGTGGATTGTAGCTTGGCTATCAAATATTAGTATTCATATAATATGTTGAAATGTCACCAACATATGCTGAGTGTTTCCGCACATTGAAGCAAAGCTTGACATATAAGCTTACTAAGGTTAATGTCGGCTGAACACGATGCATGCATCATTTTGCCtttattactaaaataaatagaaaattcacGTTCCACATGCtcacatttttcttatatatccatccatatttatatgattatattatataactaaaaagaaaataagcatGTACAGtcgtgaaaaaaataaaattcgccAAGTGAAGTTCTGTCTAATTACTCGACCATATTGTTCTTTATATATTAGCTTATGAAAGTGTATGCATTTATTTGTCTACTTTCAAATTTTCAGCCAAATGATCAGTATATATAACAtgtgttaattaattatgtttgatttgtTTATCTTATTCTTATATATCATATACGTGACTTTAAATAAGAATCTAGCTAGCTAGAAGCggtctttaattatctttttctttgaaagaggAAAAGCAGTGTCCTGCGTGTAACTTATTTTCTTGATAACGTCGGAAGACTTTGAAGCATATAGTTATCCATACATACATTCATGTCCACAACACCGGCGGCAAAAAGGAATAGACGTGATGGGAAATCAAATCAACATGCACCAACTTGTTTAGATCGATCAGAATATATGTTAGAATAAAACCAAcacgattttatttttaaaataactaaaggACTTCAAATTCGAATTGGACGTTGCCGTGTATTAACACACGATGGATTTGGATTGGATCAACACTCAAATATGAAAATACTTGCAACTTCTTCTTAAAAAGAAGTATATTGTATGTCAATCACTTGCCATAATACTTCTGGAGATAAATAtgaattttggttaaaataaaattaaagttacaGGTTAGattcttatataattttctttttttaaaaataaaaatagtctaCAGCAGGCTACATTAACAGTTCTTTAGCAAAATCTTTTGCACATTTGTTTTGGACCGAGAATATTCGGCCTTCTTTTTCAGAATTGTAAAAGACTTTTTCTTAAGGGAATTACTATTCTCATTCtgcttttttctattttcacccTCCATgtgcttcaatttttttttcttcaaaaaattccCTTTTaacagaattatatttttgttgtataaaaTATACAACGGATACATATTTCGGTTTTAATATAGGATGgtgaaaaaaaagcaaaaattattTCGCACCCCCATATATTACAACAGAAAGtttccattttaatttattatacaacaaacatattttttcatttttaatttttcacaacCAATATACTATAACAAAAATGCAGTTCCATTTTTGTTATGTCAAATACAAAACAAAgttatgattttgttgtgtttcCAACATAACAGATTCCTAATTTTGTTGCAACCATGTGAGGGTGGAAGGGGAAGGAAAGGGGTGTACGGAATGGAGGAGGGGTAATTTTCAGGGAGTAAGAATAGAAATTTAGGTGGTAAGAATAACAATTCCCCTTTTTGAATGACTACgaaccaaaagaaaaacacagTTTATTGTAGTGGCCTTTCTTACAACTTGCAGAATCTCATTGGACTTTTTTGTTTCCATCAATATTACCGAATCTCATTGGATTATTGCTTCCTGTGCCTACTAATTTTGCTCCCTGCACCCCATTGCATTAGGGAAAGTCCaatgtaatataattttacactaCGGATTGGGCTTTCCATAATGCAATTGggtggatgaaaaaaaatatggaggTGCAGAAACTTTCACTCATCTCATTGAACTAAAACTCATCTAGCATGTTCGATTTGACCCaagacttttatttttagatagCATGTCTCCAGGCTGTTAGATTCCAATTATGCAGCAAATCTGTTCAAGATATCTCTAGTTAGCTATTAGTTCTCTTCACTAGTTCGTAGCTTGGCTAAACTAACCATATTATCTTAGATCCACATttcataaatactttttttatgttcccttatGTGTACGCAGTCTTCTTTTCAAACCTTAAGAAGTGTAGATTATGCAGTAAAGAAGGTTCATGCATTATATTGTACTCAAATGTCCAAAACAAATGAAACTTTGCTCTTATATTctgtcattaattttaatttttcattaactaTGAACTCAGTCCTAGTGTTATCTTTGACAAAATCGTTGATGAACTTTTAGAATTAGATGTAGCAACTCTTGTAAGTATTTGTACATAAATTTATGAGAATAATATACTGACGTCACATTTTGTCTAGCAGGGACCTGCCTCATTGGTTTATTGCCCATTTCATTAATACATGGGCACTGTTGGCATGTCTGACAAAATGTGTCACTATATCCACTCCAATTAAGGGCCATAAAAACCCAAACACCTTATCTATCAAAACTCTACCATGCTTATGCAATATGGtcacctaatatatatatactcttatCTTCTTTTGGGCAGAGAGGCTTCACTCTTGAGTAGCCATGGCCTCCTTAAGCTGCCAGTTTCATTCCACCAGCTTGTTGAATTCTAAGAATGTCAACAGAAGGAGGAAACGTTTCATTTTTTGCTCAGCACAGCCTACACAAAACAATATTAAGGTATAAGCTGAAATGAAGTGCAATACTCTTTAATTCAATGCACAAAATTAAGCTACAAAGTGCTTCGCATTGCTATTTGCAACACACCCTTTGTGGAACAGGTTGTGATTAATGGAGCAACCAAGGAAATAGGAAGGGCAGCAGTAGTGGCAGTGACTAAGGCCAGAGGAATGGAGGTTGCAGGAGCGGTGGATACTTGTCATGTTGGGGAAGATATtggaaaggtttttttttttttttttttttgccattgGTGTCATTAGCCAAACCAACCTAATTCTTATATTGTCTTTAATCTATTTTTAGATTGTTTTCAATTCTTCTAGATATGTGGCATGGAAGAGCCCCTTGAAATACCCATAATAAATGACCTTACTATGATTTTGGGCTCTATATCTCAGGTGATGTGAATCAATAACAAActtggtattttttttctctccttaatCTGTTTTCTTGAATGACGTTTTGGATGGCAATTTGCAGTCCAAGGCAGCAGGAGTTGTAGTTGATTTCACTGACCCTTCCTCTGTATATGACAACGTAAAACAGGTTTGATTTCTGGCTGGCTAGAAATTTAATTAGAAGGAATGCTAGTTACAGCATTCTGTATCACCTCAATTCTTTTACGGCAGCAAAAATAAGTTTAACATCAGCATACATAAATGATTTATGTTTATAGAAGTGTGTATCTTTTGTCCATAAATTTAGTACtagattagtatttttaaagaGATGTTTCAtagcaaaagaaaacacaacTTTGACTGTAAGCTAGGATAGTTGGACACTAGGACAAGATTGAAGACTAACCTCAGAAGTTATAGTTGTGACATTAGACTTTGTATTTTGATACTAGTTTCACATGTGCCAAGTGTTAAACATCAACTCATTCTTCATTAGGCAACAGCATTTGGCATGAAAAGCGTAGTTTACGTGCCTCAAATCAAATTAGACACGGTAGCTGCATTATCTGCATTCTGCGACAAGGCCAGCATGGTGAGCATGGGGTGAGACAAATAAGAACAATACAATGTTTACTTCAAATTATTTCTGTTCACCTTTTCCATTTTATGGTTTGTTTGGTTATTTCACACTCCACAGTCCATATTTGAATAGAAAATGTTGTCATTTTAATTAGTCTGAATTTTAAACTTGTTAGTaagccatttttttttcttttgtggcaTATGATTTGACTTCGATATCAGGGCGTCTTGGTTGCACCAACCCTTTCCATAGGATCAATATTATTGCAACAAGCTGCGATTTCAGCTTCTTTTCATTACAGCAACGTCGAAATCGTGGAATCTAgggctaatgcaaatgtaaggattcttttttatgtttattgttgTATCAATGTTTTTGGATCTTCATTTCTATATGTGGGGGGAAAAACAAAGTAACgagaattgttatttttataaaatctgtTGAAAATAAAGCATT
It includes:
- the LOC100782083 gene encoding dihydrodipicolinate reductase-like protein CRR1, chloroplastic isoform X4, giving the protein MASLSCQFHSTSLLNSKNVNRRRKRFIFCSAQPTQNNIKVVINGATKEIGRAAVVAVTKARGMEVAGAVDTCHVGEDIGKICGMEEPLEIPIINDLTMILGSISQGVLVAPTLSIGSILLQQAAISASFHYSNVEIVESRANANDLPSADANQIANNLSNLGQIYNREDPSTDVLARGQVLGDGIRVHSMVLPGIPSSTTVHFSGPGEVYSIKHDITDVKCLMPGLLLAIRKVVRLKNLVYGLEKFI
- the LOC100782083 gene encoding dihydrodipicolinate reductase-like protein CRR1, chloroplastic isoform X1 — its product is MASLSCQFHSTSLLNSKNVNRRRKRFIFCSAQPTQNNIKVVINGATKEIGRAAVVAVTKARGMEVAGAVDTCHVGEDIGKICGMEEPLEIPIINDLTMILGSISQSKAAGVVVDFTDPSSVYDNVKQATAFGMKSVVYVPQIKLDTVAALSAFCDKASMGVLVAPTLSIGSILLQQAAISASFHYSNVEIVESRANANDLPSADANQIANNLSNLGQIYNREDPSTDVLARGQVLGDGIRVHSMVLPGIPSSTTVHFSGPGEVYSIKHDITDVKCLMPGLLLAIRKVVRLKNLVYGLEKFI
- the LOC100782083 gene encoding dihydrodipicolinate reductase-like protein CRR1, chloroplastic isoform X3; translation: MASLSCQFHSTSLLNSKNVNRRRKRFIFCSAQPTQNNIKVVINGATKEIGRAAVVAVTKARGMEVAGAVDTCHVGEDIGKICGMEEPLEIPIINDLTMILGSISQSKAAGVVVDFTDPSSVYDNVKQGVLVAPTLSIGSILLQQAAISASFHYSNVEIVESRANANDLPSADANQIANNLSNLGQIYNREDPSTDVLARGQVLGDGIRVHSMVLPGIPSSTTVHFSGPGEVYSIKHDITDVKCLMPGLLLAIRKVVRLKNLVYGLEKFI
- the LOC100782083 gene encoding dihydrodipicolinate reductase-like protein CRR1, chloroplastic isoform X2; translation: MASLSCQFHSTSLLNSKNVNRRRKRFIFCSAQPTQNNIKVVINGATKEIGRAAVVAVTKARGMEVAGAVDTCHVGEDIGKICGMEEPLEIPIINDLTMILGSISQATAFGMKSVVYVPQIKLDTVAALSAFCDKASMGVLVAPTLSIGSILLQQAAISASFHYSNVEIVESRANANDLPSADANQIANNLSNLGQIYNREDPSTDVLARGQVLGDGIRVHSMVLPGIPSSTTVHFSGPGEVYSIKHDITDVKCLMPGLLLAIRKVVRLKNLVYGLEKFI